The Aeromicrobium sp. Leaf245 genome includes a region encoding these proteins:
- a CDS encoding zinc ribbon domain-containing protein, giving the protein MSTRVDTEDIASTRSERVLAVVLVVFLLIGSGWFYVKIDDWVGGSRAWEYTAAEQRSIDAAETAEDRAWRAEEERDTALTDLELARENLSLAIEQDQPTESLSETFEEAQTEYAEARAEATTARSRADAAQRAADDARETYDDRARGKDGRYWIVALLRLLFVGALVGGSLRLITVQRARESRYLTLGLSAVAASTLTAVWFAGDYITDYIDVLELGPLVLSVLGAGATVVAFVALQRYLARRVPRSRVRKGECPFCGFPVRGDGPHCEGCGREVVGECGACSSPRRVGSPHCAVCGHD; this is encoded by the coding sequence ATGAGCACACGCGTCGACACCGAGGACATCGCCTCGACCAGGAGCGAGCGGGTGCTCGCCGTCGTCCTGGTCGTCTTCCTGCTGATCGGCTCCGGCTGGTTCTACGTCAAGATCGACGACTGGGTCGGCGGGTCCCGCGCCTGGGAGTACACCGCCGCCGAGCAGCGCTCGATCGACGCCGCCGAGACCGCCGAGGACCGGGCCTGGCGGGCCGAGGAGGAGCGGGACACGGCCCTGACCGACCTCGAGCTCGCGCGGGAGAACCTCAGCCTCGCGATCGAGCAGGACCAGCCCACCGAGTCGCTGTCCGAGACGTTCGAGGAGGCGCAGACCGAGTACGCGGAGGCTCGTGCCGAGGCCACGACGGCACGCAGTCGAGCCGACGCCGCGCAGCGGGCCGCCGACGACGCACGTGAGACCTACGACGACCGCGCCCGCGGCAAGGACGGCCGCTACTGGATCGTCGCCCTGCTGCGCCTGCTGTTCGTCGGGGCGCTCGTCGGCGGGTCCCTGCGCCTCATCACCGTGCAGCGCGCCCGCGAGTCCCGCTACCTCACGCTCGGGCTCTCGGCGGTCGCTGCCTCCACCCTCACCGCCGTCTGGTTCGCCGGCGACTACATCACCGACTACATCGACGTCCTCGAGCTCGGACCGCTGGTGCTGTCGGTGCTCGGTGCCGGCGCGACCGTCGTCGCGTTCGTCGCCCTGCAGCGGTACCTCGCCCGCCGCGTGCCCCGCAGCCGGGTCCGCAAGGGCGAGTGCCCGTTCTGCGGGTTCCCGGTCAGGGGCGACGGCCCGCACTGCGAGGGGTGCGGCCGCGAGGTCGTCGGCGAGTGCGGCGCCTGCTCCAGCCCTCGTCGGGTCGGCTCGCCGCACTGCGCCGTCTGCGGCCACGACTGA
- a CDS encoding helix-turn-helix domain-containing protein has translation MKDIRDEALYAGVVAQVVARRTELGLSQRELADLCGTTQSAIARFESATRPPKLDTLAAVAEALDCTLEVTFRARTRPARARSTEETP, from the coding sequence GTGAAGGACATCCGGGACGAGGCGCTCTACGCGGGCGTCGTGGCACAGGTCGTGGCGCGGCGGACGGAGCTCGGGCTGTCGCAGCGTGAGCTCGCCGACCTCTGCGGCACCACCCAGTCGGCCATCGCCCGGTTCGAGTCGGCCACCCGGCCACCGAAGCTCGACACGCTCGCTGCGGTCGCCGAGGCCCTCGACTGCACGCTCGAGGTCACCTTCCGCGCCCGCACCCGACCAGCACGCGCCCGATCGACCGAGGAGACACCATGA
- a CDS encoding MarR family winged helix-turn-helix transcriptional regulator, protein MTTAPTDTPWLDADQQQWWRSYMGGTTVLIDQLDRDLRAAHDLSMAEYEILVRLSEADDRSIRMAELAAAVSHSRSRITHTIARLERDGIVRRTASCTDGRGVSAVLTDHGYEVLGQAAHTHVRGVHEYLVSRCSREDLEAVGRVFEAVRDGLEGRRF, encoded by the coding sequence ATGACCACAGCGCCCACCGACACCCCGTGGCTCGACGCGGACCAGCAGCAGTGGTGGCGCTCCTACATGGGTGGCACGACCGTCCTGATCGACCAGCTCGACCGCGACCTCCGCGCCGCCCATGACCTCTCCATGGCCGAGTACGAGATCCTCGTGCGCCTCTCCGAGGCCGACGACCGCTCGATCCGCATGGCCGAGCTCGCCGCGGCCGTGTCGCACTCGCGCAGCCGCATCACCCACACCATCGCCCGGCTCGAGCGGGACGGCATCGTGCGACGCACGGCCAGCTGCACCGACGGGCGCGGCGTGAGCGCCGTGCTCACCGACCACGGCTACGAGGTCCTCGGCCAGGCTGCCCACACCCACGTGCGCGGCGTCCACGAGTATCTGGTCTCGCGCTGCAGCCGCGAGGACCTCGAGGCCGTGGGCCGCGTGTTCGAGGCCGTCCGTGACGGCCTGGAGGGTCGTCGCTTCTAG
- a CDS encoding YceI family protein, with product MSTITTGTWNLDPTHTEIGFAVRHIMSKVRGKFETFEGTLVTADPVTDSTVTVEVDLSSINTGTADRDAHLRSSDFFDTEAHPKMTFTTNGVVQKSDETFVVQGDLTIKGVTKPLELNVDFLGEGGDPWGGTRVGVEATGEISRKEFGIDFNIPLEGDKVMIGDKITLTINAEAVLQA from the coding sequence ATGAGCACCATCACCACCGGCACGTGGAACCTCGACCCCACGCACACCGAGATCGGCTTCGCCGTCCGCCACATCATGAGCAAGGTGCGCGGCAAGTTCGAGACCTTCGAGGGCACCCTCGTGACCGCCGACCCGGTCACGGACTCCACCGTCACCGTCGAGGTCGACCTCTCCTCGATCAACACGGGCACCGCGGACCGCGACGCTCACCTGCGCTCCAGCGACTTCTTCGACACCGAGGCGCACCCGAAGATGACGTTCACGACGAACGGCGTCGTGCAGAAGTCCGACGAGACCTTCGTCGTGCAGGGCGACCTGACGATCAAGGGCGTCACCAAGCCGCTCGAGCTGAACGTCGACTTCCTCGGCGAGGGCGGCGACCCGTGGGGCGGCACCCGCGTCGGCGTCGAGGCCACCGGCGAGATCAGCCGCAAGGAGTTCGGCATCGACTTCAACATCCCGCTCGAGGGTGACAAGGTCATGATCGGCGACAAGATCACGCTGACGATCAACGCGGAGGCCGTGCTCCAGGCGTGA
- a CDS encoding TetR/AcrR family transcriptional regulator: MTATARERLLEAAVEAFAEKGFTATTTRDIAARAGMSPAAVYVHHDTKESLLFTVSIDGHRSALHVVESGDDPAATPPERLRRLVHDFSAWHASHSRVGRIVQYEFDALTPEHRAEVAALRRAIERSLQQVLEAGVASGDFAVDDLVGTARAILSLSIDLVRWFSPTGPQTPADVAELHARLALRMVLSHDD; the protein is encoded by the coding sequence ATGACAGCCACGGCACGCGAGCGTCTGCTCGAGGCCGCCGTCGAGGCCTTCGCCGAGAAGGGCTTCACGGCGACCACGACCCGCGACATCGCAGCACGCGCCGGCATGAGCCCTGCAGCGGTGTACGTGCACCACGACACCAAGGAGAGCCTGCTCTTCACGGTCAGCATCGACGGGCACCGCTCGGCCCTCCACGTGGTGGAGTCCGGCGACGATCCCGCCGCCACCCCACCGGAACGCCTGCGACGGCTCGTGCACGACTTCAGTGCCTGGCACGCCTCGCACAGCCGGGTCGGCCGGATCGTCCAGTACGAGTTCGACGCACTGACCCCCGAGCACCGCGCCGAGGTCGCCGCGCTGCGCCGCGCGATCGAGCGCAGCCTGCAGCAGGTGCTCGAGGCCGGCGTGGCTTCCGGCGACTTCGCCGTGGACGACCTGGTGGGCACGGCACGCGCCATCCTGAGCCTCAGCATCGACCTGGTGCGCTGGTTCTCCCCCACCGGGCCGCAGACGCCCGCCGACGTCGCCGAGCTGCACGCGCGGCTCGCCCTCCGCATGGTCCTGTCCCACGACGACTGA
- a CDS encoding acyl-CoA dehydrogenase family protein → MDRTVYTADHDDFRDTCATFLAKKVAPNIEQYIEDKAIPRDFWLAAGELGLLGLEIPDEFGGAGAEDFRFNAVWAEELSKVSAALASCVGIHSDITAPYIVELGTQEQKERWLPKIATGECLLAIGMTEPGGGSDLAALKTTAVRDGDEWVINGSKTFITNGYSADLVVTAVRTSPEKGAKGITLFAIEAGDEGFSRGRKLDKVGQTESDTAELFFENVRVGDDRIIGEIDRGFIHMMQKLPQERLSCAISNVAHAKQILLETIQYAKDRKAFGQSIGAFQWNKFLIAELVTKVEVAEAYLDQAVAAHAEGRFTAVDAAKAKWYTSDLQNSVLDHCVQIHGGYGFMNEYRVARAWRDARVTRIWAGSNEIMKELIGRDLGF, encoded by the coding sequence ATGGACCGCACCGTCTACACCGCTGACCACGACGACTTCCGCGACACCTGCGCGACGTTCCTGGCGAAGAAGGTCGCGCCGAACATCGAGCAGTACATCGAGGACAAGGCCATCCCGCGCGACTTCTGGCTCGCCGCGGGCGAGCTCGGTCTCCTGGGCCTGGAGATCCCCGACGAGTTCGGCGGCGCCGGCGCGGAGGACTTCCGCTTCAACGCCGTCTGGGCCGAGGAGCTGAGCAAGGTCAGTGCCGCCCTGGCGTCGTGCGTGGGCATCCACTCCGACATCACCGCCCCCTACATCGTGGAGCTGGGCACCCAGGAGCAGAAGGAGCGCTGGCTCCCCAAGATCGCCACGGGCGAGTGCCTCCTGGCCATCGGCATGACCGAGCCGGGCGGCGGCTCCGACCTCGCCGCGCTCAAGACGACCGCCGTCCGCGACGGCGACGAGTGGGTCATCAACGGCTCCAAGACCTTCATCACGAACGGCTACAGCGCCGACCTGGTGGTCACCGCCGTGCGCACCTCGCCCGAGAAGGGAGCCAAGGGCATCACCCTGTTCGCCATCGAGGCCGGCGACGAGGGCTTCAGCCGCGGCCGCAAGCTCGACAAGGTCGGCCAGACCGAGTCCGACACCGCCGAGCTGTTCTTCGAGAACGTCCGCGTGGGCGACGACCGCATCATCGGCGAGATCGACCGCGGGTTCATCCACATGATGCAGAAGCTCCCGCAGGAGCGACTCAGCTGCGCCATCTCCAACGTCGCGCACGCCAAGCAGATCCTGCTCGAGACCATCCAGTACGCGAAGGACCGCAAGGCCTTCGGCCAGTCCATCGGCGCGTTCCAGTGGAACAAGTTCCTCATCGCCGAGCTGGTCACGAAGGTCGAGGTGGCCGAGGCCTACCTCGACCAGGCCGTCGCCGCGCACGCCGAGGGTCGGTTCACGGCCGTCGACGCCGCCAAGGCCAAGTGGTACACGTCGGACCTGCAGAACTCCGTCCTCGACCACTGCGTCCAGATCCACGGCGGGTACGGGTTCATGAACGAGTACCGCGTCGCCCGTGCCTGGCGCGACGCTCGCGTCACCCGCATCTGGGCCGGCTCGAACGAGATCATGAAGGAGCTCATCGGCCGCGACCTCGGGTTCTGA
- a CDS encoding acetyl-CoA C-acetyltransferase produces MTEAVIVSTARSPIGRAVKGSLKDMRPDDLTVQMVQAALGKVPGLDPRDITDLHLGVGQPAGEAGHNLARAVAVLSGMDHLPGVTVNRYCSSSLQTTRMAFHAIKAGEGDAYISAGVETVSRFQNGFSDLPGSENPLFADAIARTAKRAEGGADTWTDPRESGELPDLYIAMGQTAENVAQHLGMSREEQDEFGVRSQNLAEAAIESGFWAKDITPVTLPDGTVVSKDDGPRAGVTMEAVSQLKPVFRPDGTVTAGNACPLNDGAAAVVIMSDEKAKALGLTPLARIVSTAVTGLSPEIMGLGPVEAIPAALRNAGMGIDDIDLYEINEAFAVQSWGSAKVLGIPMDKLNVNGGAIAVGHPFGMTGARITSTLINSLQWHDKQFGVESMCVGGGMGMAMVIERLS; encoded by the coding sequence ATGACCGAAGCCGTCATCGTCTCGACCGCCCGCTCGCCCATCGGGCGCGCCGTCAAGGGCTCGCTCAAGGACATGCGTCCGGACGACCTCACCGTGCAGATGGTGCAGGCCGCGCTGGGGAAGGTCCCCGGGCTCGACCCGAGGGACATCACCGACCTGCACCTGGGCGTGGGCCAGCCGGCCGGCGAGGCGGGCCACAACCTGGCCCGCGCCGTGGCCGTGCTCTCGGGCATGGACCACCTGCCCGGCGTGACCGTGAACCGCTACTGCTCGTCGTCGCTGCAGACCACCCGCATGGCGTTCCACGCCATCAAGGCCGGCGAGGGTGACGCCTACATCTCCGCCGGCGTGGAGACGGTGAGCCGCTTCCAGAACGGCTTCTCCGACCTGCCCGGCTCGGAGAACCCGCTGTTCGCCGACGCGATCGCCCGCACCGCCAAGCGTGCCGAAGGTGGTGCCGACACCTGGACCGACCCGCGGGAGAGCGGCGAGCTGCCCGACCTCTACATCGCGATGGGCCAGACGGCCGAGAACGTCGCCCAGCACCTGGGCATGAGCCGCGAGGAGCAGGACGAGTTCGGCGTGCGCAGCCAGAACCTCGCCGAGGCCGCGATCGAGTCCGGCTTCTGGGCCAAGGACATCACCCCGGTCACGCTGCCCGACGGCACCGTCGTCTCCAAGGACGACGGACCCCGCGCGGGCGTGACGATGGAGGCGGTCAGCCAGCTCAAGCCGGTCTTCCGTCCTGACGGGACCGTGACCGCAGGCAACGCGTGCCCGCTCAACGACGGTGCCGCCGCCGTGGTGATCATGAGCGACGAGAAGGCCAAGGCCCTCGGCCTCACGCCGCTCGCACGCATCGTCTCGACCGCGGTCACCGGCCTCTCGCCGGAGATCATGGGCCTCGGTCCGGTGGAGGCCATCCCGGCCGCCCTGCGCAACGCCGGCATGGGCATCGACGACATCGACCTGTACGAGATCAACGAGGCCTTCGCGGTGCAGTCGTGGGGCTCGGCCAAGGTCCTCGGCATCCCGATGGACAAGCTGAACGTCAACGGCGGCGCGATCGCCGTGGGCCACCCGTTCGGCATGACCGGCGCACGCATCACGAGCACCCTGATCAACTCGCTGCAGTGGCACGACAAGCAGTTCGGCGTCGAGTCGATGTGCGTCGGCGGCGGCATGGGCATGGCCATGGTCATCGAGCGGCTCTCCTGA
- a CDS encoding SDR family oxidoreductase, with protein sequence MGRFDGKVAIVTGASRGIGLGIAQRLVDDGAQVLITARKPDALAEAAATLGDIGGGAGPRAADGPRAVFVAGSGDDAGHQEEAVRTAIETFGRLDFLVNNTGINPVYGRMIDIDLEAAAKIFAVNVLSAVAWAQQAHGQWMGEHGGAIVNVASVAGLKPAPMIGMYGASKAALIHVTEELAVELGPDIRVNAVAPAVVKTKFAKALYEGREDEVSAPYPLKRLGLPEDIAGVVGFLLSEDAAWLTGQTITADGGLLLGGGV encoded by the coding sequence ATGGGGCGCTTCGACGGCAAGGTCGCGATCGTCACCGGCGCCAGCCGGGGCATCGGTCTCGGCATCGCGCAGCGGCTCGTCGACGACGGCGCCCAGGTGCTCATCACGGCGCGCAAGCCCGACGCGCTCGCCGAGGCTGCCGCGACGCTCGGTGACATCGGCGGGGGTGCCGGGCCGCGGGCGGCGGATGGTCCGCGCGCCGTCTTCGTGGCGGGCTCCGGTGACGACGCCGGCCACCAGGAGGAGGCGGTGCGGACCGCGATCGAGACCTTCGGGCGCCTCGACTTCCTGGTCAACAACACCGGCATCAACCCCGTGTACGGCCGGATGATCGACATCGACCTCGAGGCCGCGGCGAAGATCTTCGCCGTCAACGTCCTCTCCGCCGTCGCGTGGGCGCAGCAGGCTCATGGCCAGTGGATGGGCGAGCACGGCGGCGCGATCGTCAACGTCGCGTCCGTGGCGGGCCTCAAGCCGGCGCCCATGATCGGCATGTACGGCGCCTCGAAGGCCGCGCTCATCCACGTGACCGAGGAGCTGGCGGTCGAGCTGGGCCCCGACATCCGCGTCAACGCGGTCGCCCCGGCGGTGGTCAAGACGAAGTTCGCCAAGGCGCTCTACGAGGGCCGCGAGGACGAGGTCTCCGCGCCGTACCCGCTCAAGCGCCTCGGGCTGCCCGAGGACATCGCCGGCGTCGTGGGCTTCCTGCTCTCCGAGGACGCCGCCTGGCTCACCGGCCAGACCATCACCGCCGACGGTGGACTGCTCCTGGGTGGCGGGGTCTGA